In a genomic window of Zingiber officinale cultivar Zhangliang chromosome 9B, Zo_v1.1, whole genome shotgun sequence:
- the LOC122023603 gene encoding hsp70-Hsp90 organizing protein-like: MADAAKAEGNKAFSAGRFDDAILHFSKAIEFAPDNHILYSNRSAAYASLQRYDAALADARKTVEIKPDWAKGYSRLGAAHLGLGDVDQAVAAYEKGLELDPASDALKSGLADARAAMAKPRVPPPQGASPFSKIFQGPELWTKLTADPTTRGYLQQPDFLNMIRDIQRNPNNLNMHLSDPRMMQVIGVLLNVKMRESTDGMASETSEPEQVKSHPEPAKKVPEPEPEQQSEPMEVSDEAKETKQIKAEAQKAKEAGNAAYKKKDFETAIQHYTRAMELDDCDISYLTNRAAVYLEMGKFEECIKDCDKAVERGRELHSDFKMIARALTRKGTALTKLAKNSKDYEPAIETFQKALTEHRNPDTLKKLNEAERAKKELEQEEYFNTELADEEREKGNELFKQQKYPEAVKHYTEAIKRNPKDPKVYSNRAACYTKLGALPEGLKDAEKCIELDPSFSKGYTRKGAIQFFMKEYDKALETYQEGLKLDSSNQELLDGVRRCVQQINKTNRGEISPEELQERQAKAMQDPEIQNILTDPVMRQVLIDLQENPKAAQDHLKNPQVMQKIQKLMAAGVVQMR, encoded by the exons ATGGCTGACGCCGCCAAAGCCGAGGGAAACAAGGCCTTCTCCGCCGGCCGCTTCGACGACGCCATCCTTCACTTTTCCAAGGCCATCGAGTTCGCTCCCGACAATCACATCCTCTACTCCAACCGCTCGGCTGCCTACGCCTCCCTGCAGCGCTACGATGCCGCACTCGCCGACGCACGCAAGACCGTCGAGATCAAGCCTGATTGGGCCAAGGGCTATAGCCGCCTAGGCGCAGCGCACCTCGGGCTTGGTGATGTCGACCAGGCTGTCGCCGCGTACGAGAAGGGCCTCGAGCTCGATCCTGCCAGTGACGCCCTTAAATCCGGCCTTGCCGATGCACGCGCCGCCATGGCCAAGCCCAGGGTCCCGCCTCCGCAAGGAGCGTCCCCCTTCTCCAAGATCTTCCAGGGGCCTGAGCTATGGACGAAGCTGACGGCGGATCCGACCACCAGGGGTTACCTCCAGCAGCCTGATTTTCTCAACATGATCCGCGACATCCAAAGAAATCCTAACAACCTCAACATGCACCTCTCTGATCCGAGGATGATGCAAGTGATCGGGGTTCTTCTCAACGTGAAGATGAGGGAGTCCACGGATGGGATGGCGAGTGAGACTTCTGAGCCAGAACAAGTAAAATCACATCCGGAGCCAGCGAAGAAGGTCCCTGAGCCGGAGCCTGAGCAGCAGTCGGAGCCCATGGAGGTATCAGATGAGGCGAAAGAAACTAAGCAGATAAAGGCTGAGGCTCAAAAGGCGAAAGAAGCAGGGAATGCTGCTTACAAGAAAAAGGACTTTGAGACGGCAATTCAACACTACACTCGTGCAATGGAGCTTGACGACTGTGACATTTCCTACCTCACTAACAGAGCTGCAGTCTACTTGGAGATGGGAAAG TTTGAAGAATGCATAAAGGACTGTGACAAAGCTGTTGAGCGTGGAAGAGAACTTCATTCTGACTTCAAAATGATTGCAAGAGCATTGACTAGGAAAGGGACTGCTCTTACAAAACTTGCCAAAAATTCTAAAGATTATGAGCCTGCTATTGAAACTTTCCAGAAAGCCCTAACTGAACACAGGAACCCTGACACTTTGAAAAAGCTAAATGAAGCTGAGAGGGCAAAGAAAGAATTGGAGCAAGAAGAATACTTCAATACTGAACTAGCAGATGAGGAGCGCGAAAAAG GCAATGAGCTTTTCAAGCAGCAAAAGTATCCAGAAGCAGTGAAACATTATACTGAAGCTATAAAAAGGAACCCAAAGGATCCAAAG GTTTACAGCAATAGGGCTGCATGCTATACCAAGCTGGGCGCTTTGCCAGAAGGTCTAAAAGATGCAGAGAAGTGCATTGAGCTGGATCCATCCTTTTCTAAAGGATACACAAGGAAAGGTGCTATCCAATTCTTCATGAAAGAATACGACAAAGCATTAGAGACATATCAGGAGGGCTTGAAACTTGACTCAAGCAATCAGGAGTTGTTGGACGGTGTGAGGAG GTGCGTTCAACAAATCAATAAAACCAACAGAGGAGAAATAAGCCCGGAAGAATTGCAAGAGAGACAG GCAAAGGCCATGCAGGACCCGGAAATACAAAATATCCTAACAGATCCTGTCATGCGACAG GTGTTGATTGACCTCCAAGAGAACCCTAAGGCTGCACAGGATCATCTCAAGAACCCCCAAGTGATGCAGAAGATACAAAAGCTTATGGCGGCTGGAGTCGTTCAAATGAGATAG